From the Plasmodium malariae genome assembly, chromosome: 2 genome, one window contains:
- the PmUG01_02023400 gene encoding conserved Plasmodium protein, unknown function: MRLIPFVLFSLVQAVLWYCKKINCFHVITKQSSSFFRKYNIPCNPINSKNLVKRRRCENDKKKLEHNKLYFSHYDETERGEKGTSNINLKDQEKNVVNDIQGVWKFYLPVFIMDKEFEMEKGNEHSESQEVDNKEETDNSEDLDDFKMTSKKDRKAKDEANGGVREEISDSDNLGILRGERMHPLPMFVYNYEEIVSASNTTYAYWSNEPLEKNIYQCTIKIINKMNNKYMIILQGYLFISNINAINDKNIRLMPCQIFGNLFLSNNDSVEKKSLIPPNMKLYDKKGNEVKDILSILEKKLPEFRKDKKKIDSFLGLRKWKFLGVSTAYKIVGEGKNIFNINHFLTGKDENIFYNVMDFDTVNTNYNKKGFIHLKEIFNSYFEKPSSYVLSSIMENLQEKSVNGPF, from the exons ATGCGGTTAATTccatttgttcttttttcattagtTCAAGCAGTACTATggtattgtaaaaaaataaactgtTTTCATGTAATAACAAAGCAGTCAAGTAGTTTTTTtcgaaaatataatattccttGTAATCCTATAAATAGTAAGAACTTAGTTAAGCGTAGGAGATGTGAAaatgataagaaaaaattagaacataataaattgtatttttcaCATTATGACGAAACAGAGAGAGGTGAGAAAGGTACTTCTAACATTAACTTAAAGGATCAGGAGAAAAATGTCGTAAATGATATACAGGGTGTATGGAAATTTTACCTTCCTGTATTTATAATGGATAAGGAATTTGAAATGGAAAAGGGAAATGAACATAGTGAAAGCCAGGAAGTGgataataaagaagaaacaGACAATTCGGAAGATTTGGATGATTTCAAAATGACTAGCAAAAAGGATCGAAAAGCAAAAGATGAAGCAAATGGAGGAGTACGTGAAGAAATCTCAGACAGTGATAACCTTGGCATTCTAAGAGGAGAACGAATGCACCCTTTACCTATGTTTGTGTATAACTATGAAGAAATAGTATCAGCCTCTAATACCACTTATGCTTATTGGTCTAATGAACCccttgaaaaaaatatttatcagtGTACGATTAAAATTATcaacaaaatgaataataaatatatgattatattacaaggatatttatttatatcaaatataaatgCAATTAATGATAAGAATATTCGCTTAATGCCATGTCAAATATTTGGcaacttatttttatctaataATGATAGTGTAGAAAAGAAGTCGCTAATTCCACCTAATATGAAactatatgataaaaaaggaaatgaagTAAAGGatattttatcaattttagaaaaaaaattaccagAGTttagaaaagataaaaaaaaaattgattcaTTTTTGGGCTTAAGGAAATGGAAGTTTCTTGGAGTTTCGACTGCCTATAAAATAGTAggagaaggaaaaaatatatttaatataaatcattttttaactGGAAAggatgaaaatattttttataatgtcATGGACTTTGATACAGTTAACaccaattataataaaaaggggTTTATACATttgaaagaaatatttaattcttaTTTTGAAAAGCCTTCCAGTTATGTTCTTTCCTCCATCATGGAAAAT CTACAAGAAAAATCCGTTAACGGTCCCTTTTAA